A region of the Conyzicola lurida genome:
CGGCCGTCAGCATCAGGGCAACGCCGAGCCCGAGGCAGGCGAGCCCCGGCCCCGTGGTGAACAGGATGCCGAGGGTGTCGAACCCGAGCACGAGCCCGAAGAGCAGCCCGACGAGCGGCAACACCATCACGAGCCGCGCGGTCGCCACGGGCGCCGCGAGGGCGACCGCGATCTCGCGCTGGGCATTCGCGAGCGACCGGAGAGACACGGCGAATTCCCGCAGCGTGGGCGCCAGCCCTGCCCCGGTCTCCGTGGCCACCCGCCACGCGGCGGCGAGGCCGCGCCACGCCTGCCGCTCCGCCGGCCCGACGATCTCGAGGTGCCCGACGAGCGCCTCCGCGACCGGGGACCCCTCGACGGCACGCTCCGCCACCGCGGCGACGATCGGTGACGACTCCGGCGCGAGGTAGGTCCACGCGCTCGACGGCGGCACCCCCGCCGTCATCAGCACCGCGAGCCGCTGGACCACCGAGGCCACCGGTTCCAGCCCCGGCGACGCCCGCGACCGCGATCTCGACAGCGGGTTTCTCACGGCGTCACCACCCTGAGCCGTCCGGCGTCGTCCAGCGCGAAGCGTCCGGTCTGCGCGAGCACACGCTGCGTGCCGCGGCGTTCGAGGTGCAGCACGGTGCCGATGGCGCTCACGGTCTGCCGCGCGATCGCGGTGGGCGTCATCCCGGCGAGCGCACCGAGCGCCTCGAGCCGGGCCGGCACGTCCTGCAGCGAATTGGCGTGCAGCGTTCCCGCGCCGCCGTCGTGGCCGGTGTTGAGAGCGGCGAGGAGCTCGCGCACTTCGGCGCCGCGGCATTCGCCGAGCACGAGCCGGTCGGGGCGCATCCGCAGCGCTTCGCGCACGAGCCTCTCGAGACTGATCTCGCCGGCTCCCTCGAGGTTCGCCTGCCGGGCCTCGAGCGACACCACGTGCGGGTGGTCGATGCGCAGCTCGGCGACGTCTTCGATCGCGACGATGCGCTCGGCGGGCGACGCGGCGCCGAGGATCGCGGAAAGCAGCGTGGTTTTGCCGCTGCCTCCCGCGCCGGTGACGAGCAGGTTCTCACGGCGGGCGACGAGGGCGCGCAGCGAGGCGAGGGCGCCCGCGGGGAAGAACCCGTCGGCGTCGAGATCGTCGAGCGAGAGGCGGCGGATGCGCGGCAGCCGGATGGAGAGCAGCGTCCCCCGGGTCGACACCGGCGGCAGCACGGCGTGCACGCGGATGCCGTCGTGCAGCCGGGCGTCCACACACGGAGTCGCCTCGTCGATGTGGCGGCCGCCGAGCGACATGAGCCGCACGGCGAGATCGCGCAGCGGCGCCTCCTCGATCGTCACAGCGGTGGGCACCGCTCCCGTGCCGCGGTCGACCCAGACGGAGCCCGGTCCGTTGACGAAGACGTCGGTCACCGTGGCGTCGGCGACGAAGCCCGCGAGGGGCCCGAATTCCACCGGGAAACCGCCGTCGCTGCCGAGGCGTTGAGCGGCCGCGGGTGGCGCGCCGGGGCGCTGCGCGACGAACGCCTCGATAACTTCCATGCGAGGAGGTTAAGTGGGAGCGATCGGCCTGCCCGCGGCATCCATAAATCTGTGCAATTCGCGGGCTGTGGACGATAGTCGCCTTAAAGAGAGAGGGGCGGCGCCTATTGGGGGGAACAGGCGCCGCCACAGCAGTGCCGATTGGGGGGAATCGATATGCACTGCCATCATCAAGCTCTCGCGAGAGCGTCGGCCCGATGGGAATTAGTGTACATCCGCACGACCCCCACGCAAGGGCCATTTGGCGGGGTTGACAGTCCACTCTCAGCGACCGGTTAGGATCGATGGCAGCACTCGCGCCAACGGCGGAGCCACGTGCGGCCGCATGCATGACAGGGATAACGATGTCCACTAATTCGATCGACAGCCTCCTCTCGGAAACGCGCAGATTCGCACCGAGTGCGGAGTTCGCGGAGCACTCGGTTGCCGACCGCGATATCTACGACCAAGCCAAGGCCGACCGCCTCGGATTCTGGGCCGACCGGGCCCGCGAACTGCACTGGCACGAGCCCTTCACAGAGACCCTCGACTGGTCGAATCCCCCATTTGCGAAGTGGTTCGCCGACGGCCGCATCAACGTGGCGTACAACTGTCTCGACCGCCACGTCATCGCCGGCAACGGCGACCGAGTCGCACTGCACTGGGAGGGAGAACCGGGTGACAGCCGAACCTATACCTATGCCCAACTCACCGCCGAGGTGAAGCGAGCGGCCAACGTGCTCACCGGCCTCGGCATCGGCCAGGGTGACCGCGTCGCCATCTACCTCCCGCTTGTGCCGGAGGCCGTCATCTCGATGCTCGCCGTCGCGCGCATCGGGGCGGTGCACTCGGTGATCTTCGGCGGGTTCAGCGCCGACAGCATCCGGTCTCGGGTGGCCGACGCCGACGCGCGCCTGGTCATCACCGCCGACGGCGGCTGGCGGAAGGGCAAGGTCTTCCCGCTCAAGGCTGCGGTCGACGCCGCCCTGGCACCGGCGGACGGCGAAGAGCCCACGAGCGTCACCGACGTGCTCGTGGTGCGTCGGGGTGAGAACGTCATCGACTGGGTCGACGGCCGCGACCACTGGTGGCACGAGGCGATCGCCGACGCGGAGCCCGAACACGAGGCACAGGGTTTCGAGGCGGAGAACCCGCTGTTCATCCTCTACACGAGCGGCACGACCGGCAAGCCCAAGGGCATCCTGCACACGAGCGGCGGCTACCTCACCCAGGCAGCCTTCACTCATAAGAACGTCTTTGATCTGCACCCCGAGACCGACGTCTACTGGTGCACGGCCGATGTCGGCTGGATCACCGGGCACTCCTACGTCGTCTACGGCCCGCTCGCGAACGGCGCCACGCAGGTGCTCTACGAGGGAACACCCGACACCCCGCACCCCGGGCGCTGGTGGGAGATCATCCAGAAGTACGGCGTGAGCATCTTCTACACCGCGCCCACGGCGATCCGGTCGTTTATGAAGATCGGCCGACAGGTTCCGAACGAGTTCGACCTGTCGAGCCTGCGCGTGCTCGGCTCGGTGGGCGAACCGATCAACCCCGAGGCGTGGATCTGGTACCGAGACGTGATCGGCGGCGGCGAGACCCCGATCGTCGACACCTGGTGGCAGACCGAGACCGGCGCGATCATGATCTCCGCGCTGCCCGGCATCACCGAGGCGAAACCCGGCAGCGCGCAGACCCCGATCCCGGGCATCGTGATCGACGTGCTCGGCGACGGCGGCAAGCGCGTCGACCCGCCCCACGGCGGGCTGCTCGTGGTCTCCGAACCCTGGCCGTCGATGCTGCGTGGCATCTGGGGCGACCCCGACCGCTTTATCGAGACCTACTGGTCGAAATTCTCTAAGGACGGCGTCTGGAAGTACTTCGCCGGCGACGGCGCCCACGTCGACGCCGACGGCGACATCACACTGCTCGGCCGGGTCGACGACGTGATGAACGTGTCGGGACACCGGCTGTCGACGACCGAGATCGAGTCGGCGCTGGTCTCGCACACGATCGTGGCCGAGGCCGCGGTCGTCGGGGCGGCCGACGACGCCACCGGTCAGGCGGTCGTCGCGTTCGTCATCATCAAGAGCAACCAGGCCGACGCGCAGACCGCCGACGAGGCGAGCGCGATCCTCCGGTCGCACGTGGCCGACCGCATCGGCGCGATCGCCCGCCCGAAGAAGATCTTCATCGTGGCCGAACTGCCCAAGACGCGGTCGGGCAAGATCATGCGTCGACTGCTGCAGGATGTCGCGGAAGGACGAGCGGTCGGTGACACCACCACTCTCGCCGACACCAGCGTGATGCAGATCATCACGGACAAGATCCGTTAGACGACAACGGTGGCTGAGTAGGTCGCCCAGCGACCGTATCGAAATCTATCCGCGAGAGCGGGTTTCGATACGGGCCGCAGACGGCCCTACTCAACCACCGGGGTTGTGGTGCTTAGGCGAACTCGACGACCAGCTCGACCTCGACGGGCGAGTTGAGCGGCAGAACCGCGACGCCGACGGCGCTGCGGGCGTGCACGCCGATGTCGCCGAAGATCTCGCCGAGAACATCGGAGGCTCCGTTGATGACGCCGGGCTGGCCGGTGAACGACGGGTCGGACGCGACGAAGCCGACGACCTTGACGATGCGGGTGACGCGGTCGAGCGAACCGATGACGGAGGCGGCGGCGGCGAGGCCGTTCAGCGCGCACTGGCGGGCGAGCTCACGGCCCTCGGCATCAGAGACCTCGGCACCGAGCTTGCCGGTCGCGGGCAGAACGCCGTCGACCATGGGCAGCTGACCCGACGTGTAGACGAGGTTGCCGGAGATCACGGCGGGGATATACGTGGCCACGGGCGGCACGACGGTCGGCAGGGTGATTCCGAGTTCGGCGAGACGGTCGTCGATGCTGGTCATAGGTCAGTCTTCCTTTGTTTCGCGCTTGAGATACGCCACGAGCCCGCCTTCGGGACCGGTGACTACCTGCACGAGTTCCCAGCCCTCCGATCCCCAGTTATTGAGAATCGCGGCCGTGTTGTGGATCATCAGAGGTGTGGTGAGGTATTCCCACGTCGTCATTTGTCGGCTTCCGCTCAGCTAGGTACGCGGGATCGTCGCGTACCATGCATTCTATGTCTGCCCAAAACTCCCGACCTAAAGGCGTGCTCAGCGGCGTCTTTGGAATGTTCGGCTTCAGCGTCATAGCCGGGATTCTCGTGACGGTCATGGTCACCCCCGCACTCGCCGTTACCGGCGTCACAGCTTCTAACGGCATCGGAATCTTCGACAGCCTCCCCGAGTTCATCGAGATCGGCAACCAGCCGCAGCAGAACCAGATCTACGCTGTCGTCGGCACGAACCCCGACGGCTCGTACGCCTACTCCCCCATCGCACAGGTCTACGACCAGAACCGCCAGGAAGTGCAGTGGGACAACGTCTCGCAGTTCCTCAAGGACGCCACCGTCGCCGGTGAGGACCGCCGCTTCTACGAGCACGGCGGAGTCGACCTCCAGGGCACCATCCGCGCCGCGATCGGCAACATCTCGGGCGGCGACACGAGCGGTGCGTCGACCCTGTCGATGCAGCTCGTCAAGAACATCTACATCCAAGAGGCTCTGCAGAAAGACACTGAAGAAGCCCGGGATGCCGGAGTCGAGGCCGCGCAAGCTGGCACCTTCGATCGCAAGATCAAAGAGATGAAGCTCGCGATCGGTCTCGAGAAGCGGTACACCAAGGACGAGATCCTCCTCGCGTACCTGAACATCGCCGGCTTCGGCGGCAACAACTACGGCATCGAGTCGGCCGCCCAGCGCTACTACGGCGTCTCCGCGAAGGATGTGACGCTCGCGCAGGCGGCGAGCCTCATCGCCATCGTGCAGGAGCCGGGTGCCCGCGGCCTCGACAGCGCCGACAACTACGAGGCGAACAAGTCCCGCCGCGACGTGATCCTGCGCAACATGCTCGTCGAGGGAATGATCGACCAGGCGCAGCTCGACGAGGCACTGGCCGTTCCGGTCGACGCCACCACCGTCGTGCTCAAGCCGTATTCCAACGGCTGCATCGCCGCGTACACCTACGCGACCTACTTCTGCGACTACGTCACCACGATCATCGACGAGCTGCCCGCGCTCGGCGCGACGGCGGCAGAGCGCCAGGCCAACTGGAAGCTCGGCGGCTACCAGGTGTACACGAGCCTCGACATCCGCCTGAACACCGTCAATCAGGACGTCCTCGCCGCGCAGGCACCCGCCAACGAGACGAGACTCTCGCTCGGTGCCGCTGCGACCAGCGTCGAGGTCGGCACCGGCCGTATCCTCGCCATGGCGCAGAACAAGACGTACAACAACACCGAGGCGGCGGTCAGCGACCCGACCCTGACGTCGGTCAACTACAGCACCGACTACTTCAACGGCGGGTCGAACGGCTTCCAAGTCGGATCGACCTACAAGGTGTTCACGCTGCTGAACTGGCTCGAATCGGGCCGAGGACTCAACGAGGTGGTCGACGGAAACGCGCGCACCCTCTCCCAGGCCGCCTTCACCAACAGCTGCACCGGCAACAGCACCGACGGCATCGACGGTGCGAACGACGGACCGTTCGGCGGCTCCTGGCCGTTCTCGAACTCCTCAGGCGAGCGGGGTAACCGCACCGTCATGGCCGCGACCGCCCAGTCCATCAACGGCGCCTACGCGTCGATGGGCCTGGAGCTCGACCAGTGCCGCACGAAACAGATCGCGCAGGCGCTCGGCGTGCACCCCGCCGCCGGAATCGACATCGTCAACCCGGACCAGCCCAAGGTCGACGAGACCAAGCTGATGTCGAACCCGTCCGCCATCCTCGGCACAAACTCCATCGCGCCGCTGACAATGGCGGCCGCCTACGCCGGTATCGCCAACCACGGCACGTACTGCAAGCCGCGCGCGGTCGACAGCATCACCGACTCCGAGGGCAACGTGCTCCCCGGCCAGGCTCAGGAGTGCGCCGCGGCGATCGACCCCGAGGTCGCCGCCACGGCCGTGTACGCCCTCGAGAACGCGATGGACGGCTACCGCGGCAACCCGCGCGACGGCACCCCGATGTTCGGCAAGACCGGTACCACCGACAGCTCGAACCAGACCTGGCTGGTCAGTTCCAGCTCGCGCGTGACTACCGCGGTCTGGTTCGGCAACATCGTCGGCAACTACAAGATCTCGAACTACCCGGGCGGCATCAACAACCGGCACAACATCTCGAAACCGATCAACGCGAACACCAACGTCTTCTATCCCGGCGGCGCGCTCGACGAACCGGCCTCGCGGCTGCTGAACGGCGCGGCGATCGCGGTGCCCGAACTCACCAACGGATCGGCGGCCAACGCCCAGTCGATCCTCG
Encoded here:
- a CDS encoding RidA family protein, encoding MTSIDDRLAELGITLPTVVPPVATYIPAVISGNLVYTSGQLPMVDGVLPATGKLGAEVSDAEGRELARQCALNGLAAAASVIGSLDRVTRIVKVVGFVASDPSFTGQPGVINGASDVLGEIFGDIGVHARSAVGVAVLPLNSPVEVELVVEFA
- a CDS encoding TadA family conjugal transfer-associated ATPase: MEVIEAFVAQRPGAPPAAAQRLGSDGGFPVEFGPLAGFVADATVTDVFVNGPGSVWVDRGTGAVPTAVTIEEAPLRDLAVRLMSLGGRHIDEATPCVDARLHDGIRVHAVLPPVSTRGTLLSIRLPRIRRLSLDDLDADGFFPAGALASLRALVARRENLLVTGAGGSGKTTLLSAILGAASPAERIVAIEDVAELRIDHPHVVSLEARQANLEGAGEISLERLVREALRMRPDRLVLGECRGAEVRELLAALNTGHDGGAGTLHANSLQDVPARLEALGALAGMTPTAIARQTVSAIGTVLHLERRGTQRVLAQTGRFALDDAGRLRVVTP
- a CDS encoding DUF4177 domain-containing protein; this encodes MTTWEYLTTPLMIHNTAAILNNWGSEGWELVQVVTGPEGGLVAYLKRETKED
- the acs gene encoding acetate--CoA ligase — encoded protein: MSTNSIDSLLSETRRFAPSAEFAEHSVADRDIYDQAKADRLGFWADRARELHWHEPFTETLDWSNPPFAKWFADGRINVAYNCLDRHVIAGNGDRVALHWEGEPGDSRTYTYAQLTAEVKRAANVLTGLGIGQGDRVAIYLPLVPEAVISMLAVARIGAVHSVIFGGFSADSIRSRVADADARLVITADGGWRKGKVFPLKAAVDAALAPADGEEPTSVTDVLVVRRGENVIDWVDGRDHWWHEAIADAEPEHEAQGFEAENPLFILYTSGTTGKPKGILHTSGGYLTQAAFTHKNVFDLHPETDVYWCTADVGWITGHSYVVYGPLANGATQVLYEGTPDTPHPGRWWEIIQKYGVSIFYTAPTAIRSFMKIGRQVPNEFDLSSLRVLGSVGEPINPEAWIWYRDVIGGGETPIVDTWWQTETGAIMISALPGITEAKPGSAQTPIPGIVIDVLGDGGKRVDPPHGGLLVVSEPWPSMLRGIWGDPDRFIETYWSKFSKDGVWKYFAGDGAHVDADGDITLLGRVDDVMNVSGHRLSTTEIESALVSHTIVAEAAVVGAADDATGQAVVAFVIIKSNQADAQTADEASAILRSHVADRIGAIARPKKIFIVAELPKTRSGKIMRRLLQDVAEGRAVGDTTTLADTSVMQIITDKIR
- a CDS encoding type II secretion system F family protein — translated: MASVVQRLAVLMTAGVPPSSAWTYLAPESSPIVAAVAERAVEGSPVAEALVGHLEIVGPAERQAWRGLAAAWRVATETGAGLAPTLREFAVSLRSLANAQREIAVALAAPVATARLVMVLPLVGLLFGLVLGFDTLGILFTTGPGLACLGLGVALMLTAAAWNRRLVASAQPRDLTPGLRYELMAIAVSGGGSIDRASTAVAVALRSTGLDDVGDELGVDAVLALSRRAGVPAGELLRSEGEEARRSARADAAAKASVLAVRLMLPLGLCVLPAFLLLGVAPLLIAVITSTVSGF
- a CDS encoding transglycosylase domain-containing protein — protein: MSAQNSRPKGVLSGVFGMFGFSVIAGILVTVMVTPALAVTGVTASNGIGIFDSLPEFIEIGNQPQQNQIYAVVGTNPDGSYAYSPIAQVYDQNRQEVQWDNVSQFLKDATVAGEDRRFYEHGGVDLQGTIRAAIGNISGGDTSGASTLSMQLVKNIYIQEALQKDTEEARDAGVEAAQAGTFDRKIKEMKLAIGLEKRYTKDEILLAYLNIAGFGGNNYGIESAAQRYYGVSAKDVTLAQAASLIAIVQEPGARGLDSADNYEANKSRRDVILRNMLVEGMIDQAQLDEALAVPVDATTVVLKPYSNGCIAAYTYATYFCDYVTTIIDELPALGATAAERQANWKLGGYQVYTSLDIRLNTVNQDVLAAQAPANETRLSLGAAATSVEVGTGRILAMAQNKTYNNTEAAVSDPTLTSVNYSTDYFNGGSNGFQVGSTYKVFTLLNWLESGRGLNEVVDGNARTLSQAAFTNSCTGNSTDGIDGANDGPFGGSWPFSNSSGERGNRTVMAATAQSINGAYASMGLELDQCRTKQIAQALGVHPAAGIDIVNPDQPKVDETKLMSNPSAILGTNSIAPLTMAAAYAGIANHGTYCKPRAVDSITDSEGNVLPGQAQECAAAIDPEVAATAVYALENAMDGYRGNPRDGTPMFGKTGTTDSSNQTWLVSSSSRVTTAVWFGNIVGNYKISNYPGGINNRHNISKPINANTNVFYPGGALDEPASRLLNGAAIAVPELTNGSAANAQSILEGLKLTYADGGAIDSDLPAGTVTSTDPAAGTSMARGQTVTVYTSNGSLTTMPDVVSGAPQFDDAKSTLLNSGFTSVQEKCVRLPADESDDAGKVFSSNPAAGASARLSDPVVLGVGRVKC